The Impatiens glandulifera chromosome 3, dImpGla2.1, whole genome shotgun sequence genome contains a region encoding:
- the LOC124932897 gene encoding ATP synthase subunit 9, mitochondrial-like: MTKRDENYKKEMLEGAKSIGVGAATIASAGADVGIGNVLSYSIHSVARNPSLAKQLFGYAILGFSLTEAIALFAPMMAFLISSVF; this comes from the coding sequence ATGACAAAGCGTGACgagaattataaaaaagagaTGTTAGAAGGTGCAAAATCAATTGGTGTCGGAGCTGCTACAATTGCTTCAGCGGGAGCTGATGTTGGTATTGGAAACGTCCTTAGTTACTCGATTCATTCCGTGGCGCGAAATCCCTCATTGGCTAAACAATTATTTGGTTATGCCATTTTGGGCTTTTCTCTAACAGAAGCGATTGCATTGTTTGCTCCAATGATGGCCTTTTTGATCTCATCCGTATTCTGA